A region from the Serinibacter arcticus genome encodes:
- a CDS encoding inorganic diphosphatase, whose product MKFDVTIEIPKGHRNKYEVDHVSGRIRLDRMLFTSTRYPDDYGFIEGTLGEDGDPLDALVLLEEPTFPGCLIECRALGMFRMRDEAGGDDKVLCVPVGDQRASWRDDIDDVSEFHRLEIQHFFEVYKDLEPGKSVEGAHWVGREEAEAEILRSVQRAKDAGLHHAHGANAPH is encoded by the coding sequence GTGAAGTTCGACGTCACGATCGAGATCCCCAAGGGTCACCGGAACAAGTACGAGGTTGACCACGTCTCGGGCCGAATCCGGCTGGACCGCATGCTCTTCACCTCGACCCGCTACCCCGACGACTACGGCTTCATCGAGGGCACCCTCGGCGAGGACGGCGACCCGCTGGACGCCCTGGTGCTCCTCGAGGAGCCGACGTTCCCGGGCTGCCTCATCGAGTGCCGCGCGCTCGGCATGTTCCGCATGCGGGACGAGGCCGGCGGCGACGACAAGGTGCTGTGCGTGCCGGTCGGCGACCAGCGCGCGAGCTGGCGCGACGACATCGACGACGTGTCGGAGTTCCACCGCCTCGAGATCCAGCACTTCTTCGAGGTCTACAAGGACCTCGAGCCGGGCAAGTCCGTCGAGGGCGCCCACTGGGTCGGCCGCGAGGAGGCCGAGGCGGAGATCCTGCGCTCCGTGCAGCGCGCGAAGGACGCCGGGCTGCACCACGCGCACGGCGCCAACGCCCCGCACTGA
- a CDS encoding DUF6918 family protein, which produces MTTLREQLTAADTKPAAVADLAALIDGEVAGMSGLTGIAAKTAVKAAKAKRPDVVQRGANAYLGTLADALDPFWTTHRAQGGTDFGAYVAANSDQVSAAVMAAIESEVGTGNQRSMFDKFKPQLGKVLVGALPKIGALVQKHAG; this is translated from the coding sequence ATGACCACGCTCCGCGAGCAGCTCACCGCTGCTGACACCAAGCCCGCCGCCGTCGCCGACCTCGCCGCCCTGATCGACGGCGAGGTCGCGGGGATGAGCGGCCTCACCGGCATCGCCGCGAAGACCGCGGTCAAGGCCGCCAAGGCCAAGCGCCCCGACGTCGTCCAGCGCGGCGCGAACGCCTACCTGGGCACGCTCGCCGACGCGCTCGACCCGTTCTGGACGACCCACCGCGCGCAGGGCGGCACGGACTTCGGCGCCTACGTCGCGGCGAACTCCGACCAGGTGAGCGCCGCCGTCATGGCCGCCATCGAGTCCGAGGTCGGCACCGGCAACCAGCGCTCGATGTTCGACAAGTTCAAGCCGCAGCTCGGCAAGGTGCTCGTCGGAGCCCTGCCGAAGATCGGCGCGCTCGTCCAGAAGCACGCCGGCTGA
- a CDS encoding NlpC/P60 family protein translates to MTASTPGRVRARAAAAALAAALVGLGGLLVPAGAAPTEAERAQAQSAVDSQAGRVAELEGDLAAANTALADAEVAAAVAGEDYLAAEVRAEEARTAKVAADEAVVTAQAEADTASDALAAVALASYRNGGGVVRQAQIFLGADEFADVLRRSAAMSVATDAAGTSVHTAREAQNTADVAADRATTAQETLTTREDAAKEALAESERLQEDATAQRDATAAVMTSAVAELATLRNRSIEVERAYQEDLLAQQRAAEEKAAQDRLAAASRSVAAPAAAAPAPAPTTSAPAPTTAPTQAPTQAPAPQPTQAPAPQPTQAPAPQPTQAPAPQPTQAPAPAPAPAPSPTPKPTPPPAPAPAPPVIVPPATSKGQEAVNAAMGKVGLAYKLGANGPSAYDCSSLVKYAYSTVGITLPRVSRDQWKATTRISQSELQPGDLIFWSNNGAASGIYHVAIYTGPGMKVHAAKPGVGIVHDKIYSTNLIGYGRVS, encoded by the coding sequence ATGACCGCATCGACGCCCGGACGCGTTCGCGCCCGCGCCGCCGCAGCAGCCCTGGCCGCCGCCCTCGTGGGTCTCGGAGGACTCCTGGTCCCCGCCGGTGCGGCACCGACCGAGGCCGAGCGGGCGCAGGCGCAGTCCGCCGTCGACTCGCAGGCTGGGCGGGTCGCCGAGCTCGAGGGTGACCTCGCCGCGGCGAACACCGCTCTCGCCGATGCCGAGGTCGCCGCCGCCGTCGCCGGGGAGGACTACCTCGCGGCCGAGGTCAGGGCCGAGGAGGCCCGCACGGCCAAGGTCGCTGCCGACGAGGCCGTCGTCACCGCCCAGGCCGAGGCCGACACGGCCAGCGATGCCCTCGCCGCCGTCGCGCTCGCCAGCTACCGCAACGGCGGTGGCGTCGTTCGTCAGGCCCAGATCTTCCTCGGCGCCGACGAGTTCGCCGACGTCCTGCGTCGCTCCGCCGCGATGTCCGTGGCCACCGACGCGGCCGGCACCTCGGTGCACACGGCCCGTGAGGCCCAGAACACGGCCGATGTCGCCGCGGATCGCGCGACCACGGCGCAGGAGACGTTGACCACGCGCGAGGACGCCGCGAAGGAGGCGCTCGCCGAGTCCGAGCGTCTGCAGGAGGACGCCACCGCGCAGCGCGACGCGACCGCCGCCGTCATGACGTCCGCCGTCGCCGAGCTCGCCACGCTGCGCAACCGCAGCATCGAGGTCGAGCGCGCCTACCAGGAGGATCTGCTCGCGCAGCAGCGCGCCGCGGAGGAGAAGGCGGCGCAGGACCGGCTCGCCGCGGCGTCGCGCTCGGTGGCCGCGCCGGCGGCAGCCGCGCCCGCCCCCGCTCCGACGACGAGCGCGCCCGCCCCGACGACGGCGCCCACGCAGGCGCCCACACAGGCTCCCGCGCCCCAGCCCACCCAGGCTCCTGCGCCCCAGCCCACCCAGGCTCCCGCTCCCCAGCCGACGCAGGCTCCTGCGCCCCAGCCCACCCAGGCTCCCGCTCCGGCTCCCGCCCCTGCTCCGTCTCCCACCCCCAAGCCGACGCCGCCCCCGGCCCCCGCCCCGGCGCCGCCGGTCATCGTGCCGCCGGCGACGTCCAAGGGCCAGGAGGCCGTCAACGCGGCCATGGGCAAGGTCGGCCTCGCGTACAAGCTCGGGGCGAACGGCCCCAGCGCCTACGACTGCTCGAGCCTGGTCAAGTACGCGTACTCCACCGTCGGCATCACGTTGCCGCGGGTCTCTCGCGACCAGTGGAAGGCGACCACGCGCATCTCCCAGAGCGAGCTGCAGCCGGGCGACCTGATCTTCTGGTCGAACAACGGGGCTGCGAGCGGCATCTACCACGTGGCGATCTACACCGGCCCCGGCATGAAGGTCCACGCCGCCAAGCCCGGTGTCGGGATCGTCCACGACAAGATCTACTCGACCAACCTCATCGGGTACGGCCGCGTCTCCTGA
- a CDS encoding bifunctional o-acetylhomoserine/o-acetylserine sulfhydrylase gives MSTDWSFETRQIHAGQVADPTTGARALPIYQTTSFVFESAEQAAARFALAELGPIYTRITNPTTEAVENRIASLEGGVGALLVASGQAAETLAILNIAEVGDHVVASSSLYGGTYNLLHYTLPKLGITTTFVSDPHDPQQWRDAVQPNTKLFFGETIPNPKSDVLDIETVAGIAHEVGVPLIVDNTVATPYLVNPIQWGADIVVHSATKYLGGHGTSIAGVIVDAGTFDYAQHPERFPNYNTPDPSYNGLVYARDLGVGGIFGANLSFILKARVQLLRDLGAAVSPFNAFLIAQGIETLSLRVERHVENAIKVATWLEARDDVASVHYSGLESSPWHANQVKYAPKGGGAVLAFELDGGAEAGKAFVSALELHSNVANIGDVRSLVIHPASTTHSQLTPAEQLYSGVTPGLVRLAVGLEHIDDILADLELGFTAAAAVSGAAPQAVDATV, from the coding sequence ATGAGCACCGACTGGTCGTTCGAGACCCGCCAGATCCACGCCGGCCAGGTGGCCGACCCCACGACCGGGGCCCGCGCCCTGCCGATCTACCAGACGACGTCGTTCGTGTTCGAGTCCGCGGAGCAGGCGGCTGCGCGGTTCGCCCTCGCCGAGCTCGGCCCGATCTACACGCGCATCACGAACCCGACGACCGAGGCCGTCGAGAACCGCATCGCCTCGCTCGAGGGTGGCGTCGGCGCCCTCCTGGTCGCGTCCGGCCAGGCCGCCGAGACGCTCGCGATCCTCAACATCGCCGAGGTGGGCGACCACGTCGTCGCGAGCTCGTCCCTCTACGGCGGCACGTACAACCTGCTGCACTACACGCTGCCCAAGCTCGGGATCACGACGACGTTCGTCTCCGACCCGCACGACCCGCAGCAGTGGCGCGACGCCGTCCAGCCGAACACGAAGCTGTTCTTCGGCGAGACGATCCCGAACCCGAAGTCCGACGTCCTGGACATCGAGACGGTCGCCGGCATCGCGCACGAGGTCGGCGTCCCGCTCATCGTCGACAACACGGTCGCGACGCCGTACCTGGTGAACCCGATCCAGTGGGGCGCCGACATCGTCGTGCACTCGGCCACCAAGTACCTCGGCGGCCACGGCACCTCGATCGCCGGCGTCATCGTCGACGCCGGCACGTTCGACTACGCCCAGCACCCCGAGCGCTTCCCGAACTACAACACGCCCGACCCGTCGTACAACGGGCTGGTCTACGCGCGCGACCTGGGGGTCGGCGGGATCTTCGGCGCCAACCTCTCCTTCATCCTCAAGGCGCGCGTGCAGCTGCTGCGCGACCTCGGTGCCGCGGTGAGCCCGTTCAACGCGTTCCTCATCGCGCAGGGCATCGAGACGCTCTCGCTGCGCGTCGAGCGTCACGTCGAGAACGCGATCAAGGTCGCCACCTGGCTCGAGGCGCGCGACGACGTCGCGTCCGTCCACTACTCCGGCCTGGAGTCCTCGCCCTGGCACGCCAACCAGGTCAAGTACGCCCCCAAGGGCGGCGGCGCCGTCCTGGCGTTCGAGCTCGACGGCGGGGCCGAGGCCGGCAAGGCGTTCGTCTCCGCGCTGGAGCTGCACTCGAACGTCGCCAACATCGGCGACGTCCGCTCGCTGGTGATCCACCCCGCCTCGACGACGCACAGCCAGCTCACGCCCGCCGAGCAGCTCTACTCGGGCGTGACGCCCGGCCTGGTGCGTCTCGCCGTGGGGCTCGAGCACATCGACGACATCCTGGCCGACCTGGAGCTCGGGTTCACGGCCGCCGCCGCGGTCTCCGGAGCGGCCCCGCAGGCCGTCGACGCGACGGTCTGA
- the metX gene encoding homoserine O-acetyltransferase MetX: protein MSASERRPPRSRLAPSARGQVRAEDGSPLPVSSAWRPGQPVGNRRFVDVGDIDLEAGGTLPGVRLAYETWGTLNEARDNAVLVLHALTGDSHVLGDAGDGHLSAGWWSEMVGPGRPIDTNRYYVVAPNVLGGCQGSTGPASPAADGVPYGSRFPALTVRDQVAAEIRLTDALGVEQWALVIGASMGGHRVLEWAVGVPDRVRAFAAVATAAQTTGDQIAWLHSQIGAIVADPKFAGGDYYDAPDGEGPHVGLSLARQIAHTTYRSARELDTRFGRIPQRAENPLDGSGRFAVQSYLDHHGAKLARRFDAGSYVTLTQSMITHDLGRDRGGVAAALAGVTARGLVIAVDSDRLFLPAHSSLIARGLRDADLHVMHSDHGHDGFLIEFDTLGPIVAAFLGEVAPAVRHHP, encoded by the coding sequence GTGAGTGCCAGCGAGCGGCGACCGCCGCGCTCCCGTCTCGCGCCGTCGGCGCGAGGCCAGGTGCGCGCCGAGGACGGCAGCCCGCTGCCCGTGAGCTCCGCGTGGCGCCCGGGCCAGCCCGTCGGCAACCGACGGTTCGTCGACGTCGGGGACATCGACCTCGAGGCCGGCGGCACCCTGCCGGGCGTCCGGCTCGCGTACGAGACCTGGGGCACCCTCAACGAGGCGCGCGACAACGCCGTCCTCGTGCTGCACGCCCTCACCGGCGACTCCCACGTGCTCGGCGACGCGGGCGACGGTCACCTCTCGGCGGGCTGGTGGTCGGAGATGGTCGGACCCGGCCGTCCGATCGACACGAACCGCTACTACGTCGTCGCGCCGAACGTTCTCGGCGGGTGCCAGGGCTCGACCGGACCCGCGTCCCCCGCCGCCGACGGCGTCCCGTACGGCTCCCGCTTCCCCGCCCTCACGGTGCGCGACCAGGTCGCCGCCGAGATCCGCCTCACCGACGCGCTCGGGGTCGAGCAGTGGGCCCTCGTGATCGGCGCCTCGATGGGCGGCCACCGGGTGCTCGAGTGGGCGGTGGGCGTGCCCGACCGGGTGCGGGCGTTCGCCGCGGTCGCGACGGCGGCCCAGACCACCGGCGACCAGATCGCCTGGCTGCACTCCCAGATCGGGGCGATCGTCGCCGACCCGAAGTTCGCGGGCGGCGACTACTACGACGCGCCCGACGGCGAGGGTCCGCACGTCGGCCTCTCGCTCGCCCGCCAGATCGCGCACACGACCTACCGCTCCGCGCGCGAGCTCGACACGCGCTTCGGTCGGATACCGCAGCGTGCCGAGAACCCGCTCGACGGTTCCGGCCGGTTCGCCGTCCAGTCCTACCTCGACCACCACGGCGCCAAGCTCGCCCGACGGTTCGACGCCGGCTCCTACGTGACGTTGACGCAGTCGATGATCACCCACGACCTCGGACGCGACCGGGGCGGCGTCGCGGCCGCGCTCGCCGGGGTGACGGCGCGGGGCCTCGTGATCGCCGTCGACTCCGACCGGCTCTTCCTGCCGGCGCACTCGTCGCTCATCGCGCGAGGGCTGCGGGACGCGGACCTGCACGTCATGCACTCCGACCACGGGCACGACGGCTTCCTCATCGAGTTCGACACGCTCGGCCCCATCGTCGCGGCGTTCCTGGGCGAGGTCGCTCCGGCGGTCCGCCACCACCCCTGA
- a CDS encoding LamG-like jellyroll fold domain-containing protein, translating to MHAFSSDGAAVCFANSSRVAGRTSYLLTEFGAPVTNVDLDGGYTIESFLKLDGSWTADDNRWSAAVTRAGRRSALPTQWSADHDSSPAFLSVSNLREFQWGTIPGQEWGYSSSLWSGEILLDSWHHVAVVNDPIASTTIMYVDGVPVLRNATGLDGMLFNPDYPWVIGASWARDEPSHGWNGCVGETRIVDRAITPAEFLIERADIDSPFALDTAVEATTPSDFVLTELSGRGAPGSQVQVTASQGAGAEMFAAVAPQVVTVDDDGTWAATLEQTVAGAGTWSVQAVPAMGTRLGDGAELVFAIAEAEPTPGAPGVPGTPGSPGEPGGTPGDPGTPGQPGGTPGQPEGTSSADGGDRADGADGEGTGGGLAATGVTVTSALLAVVLLALGLAIRGGLARRRSHELR from the coding sequence GTGCACGCCTTCTCCTCCGACGGCGCGGCGGTCTGCTTCGCCAACTCCTCGCGCGTGGCCGGACGCACCTCCTACCTCCTGACGGAGTTCGGTGCTCCGGTGACGAACGTCGACCTGGACGGCGGGTACACGATCGAGTCGTTCCTCAAGCTCGACGGCAGCTGGACGGCCGACGACAACCGCTGGTCAGCCGCCGTGACGCGGGCGGGGCGGCGCTCGGCGCTGCCCACGCAGTGGTCGGCCGACCACGACTCGTCGCCGGCGTTCCTCAGCGTCTCCAACCTGCGCGAGTTCCAGTGGGGAACGATCCCGGGCCAGGAGTGGGGCTACTCGAGCTCGTTGTGGTCGGGCGAGATCCTGCTCGACAGCTGGCACCACGTCGCCGTCGTCAACGACCCCATCGCGAGCACGACGATCATGTACGTCGACGGCGTGCCGGTGCTCCGCAACGCCACGGGGCTGGACGGCATGCTCTTCAATCCCGACTACCCGTGGGTGATCGGGGCGTCCTGGGCGCGGGACGAGCCGTCCCACGGCTGGAACGGTTGCGTGGGCGAGACCCGCATCGTGGATCGGGCGATCACGCCGGCCGAGTTCCTCATCGAGCGGGCCGACATCGATTCGCCGTTCGCTCTGGACACGGCCGTCGAGGCCACGACCCCGTCCGACTTCGTGCTGACGGAGCTCTCCGGGCGCGGGGCACCCGGGTCGCAGGTCCAGGTGACTGCGTCGCAGGGCGCGGGCGCGGAGATGTTCGCCGCCGTCGCGCCCCAGGTCGTCACGGTGGACGACGACGGCACCTGGGCCGCCACGCTCGAGCAGACCGTGGCAGGCGCGGGCACGTGGTCCGTGCAGGCGGTCCCCGCGATGGGGACGCGGCTCGGGGACGGTGCCGAGCTGGTCTTCGCGATCGCCGAGGCGGAGCCGACGCCGGGAGCACCCGGAGTGCCGGGGACCCCGGGATCTCCTGGGGAGCCGGGTGGGACGCCCGGGGACCCGGGGACGCCGGGGCAGCCGGGTGGCACGCCCGGGCAGCCGGAAGGAACGTCGTCGGCCGACGGGGGCGACCGTGCGGACGGTGCCGACGGCGAGGGAACCGGCGGGGGTCTGGCCGCCACGGGTGTCACCGTGACCTCCGCGCTGCTGGCGGTGGTGCTGCTGGCGCTGGGCCTCGCGATCCGGGGCGGTCTGGCGCGACGTCGGTCGCACGAGTTGCGCTGA
- a CDS encoding metallophosphoesterase — translation MSAPAARRRQTPDHPRTARGTRVGALGAAAAVAVTLGVTAPGAPPATAAPIATTGATTSAVAQAESGSRFTLAVLPDTQFYSRYSADQFVPRYGTDPFQVQTEWLVENAAELNIPFVVHVGDVVDRENQAQEWTAASRAMGVLEDGGLGYSILPGNHDVVDQGARSSVGNSPRYLSNFATSRVSANPGFVDSFQNGLGTAYTFEAQGETFMSLALPWNADQSVYAWAQGVLDAHPDVPVVLSSHAIIGVQSDQITPADFWFGQELWDRLIAGNDQIFLTLNGHFHGATQRTRINDAGNEVYQILTDYQMAAHGGNGYLSLIEMDFASGSLDVETVSPWITKKLPEDVTRDDSPYLTGQWQSFSLPVDFADRFAGFAPDFAPTDDDLGNLSQRAREIVSQGWEGAPPEAIEAPGAREDHVAVEGTVAHWRFGDQAEGPVPENGTITDAVGASPMHRLPWTRRTPPTSSATSPSRAATCTPSPPTARRSASPTPRAWPDAPPTS, via the coding sequence GTGAGCGCACCTGCGGCCCGTCGTCGTCAGACCCCCGACCACCCCCGGACCGCACGTGGCACCCGGGTCGGTGCGCTCGGGGCGGCGGCCGCCGTCGCCGTCACCCTCGGTGTGACCGCTCCCGGTGCACCGCCGGCTACCGCTGCGCCGATCGCGACGACGGGGGCCACGACGTCCGCCGTCGCGCAGGCCGAGAGCGGTTCGCGTTTCACGCTCGCCGTGCTGCCCGACACGCAGTTCTACTCGCGCTACTCCGCCGACCAGTTCGTGCCGCGCTACGGCACCGACCCGTTCCAGGTGCAGACCGAGTGGCTGGTCGAGAACGCCGCCGAGCTGAACATTCCGTTCGTGGTCCACGTGGGTGACGTCGTCGACCGGGAGAACCAGGCCCAGGAGTGGACCGCAGCCTCGCGCGCGATGGGTGTGCTGGAGGACGGCGGCCTCGGCTACTCGATCCTCCCGGGCAACCACGATGTCGTCGACCAGGGGGCGCGCAGCAGCGTCGGTAACTCCCCGCGCTACCTGTCGAACTTCGCCACGAGCCGCGTGAGCGCCAACCCCGGCTTCGTCGACTCGTTCCAGAACGGGCTCGGCACCGCCTACACCTTCGAGGCGCAGGGCGAGACCTTCATGTCGCTCGCGCTGCCGTGGAACGCCGACCAGAGCGTCTACGCCTGGGCGCAGGGCGTGCTCGACGCGCACCCCGACGTTCCCGTCGTGCTGTCCTCGCACGCGATCATCGGGGTCCAGTCCGACCAGATCACGCCCGCCGACTTCTGGTTCGGCCAGGAGCTGTGGGATCGCCTCATCGCGGGCAACGACCAGATCTTCCTCACGCTCAACGGCCACTTCCACGGCGCCACGCAGCGCACGCGGATCAACGACGCCGGCAACGAGGTCTATCAGATCCTCACCGACTACCAGATGGCCGCTCACGGTGGGAACGGCTACCTCTCGCTGATCGAGATGGACTTCGCCAGCGGGTCGCTGGACGTCGAGACGGTTTCGCCGTGGATCACGAAGAAGCTCCCCGAGGACGTCACCCGGGACGACTCGCCGTACCTGACCGGTCAGTGGCAGTCGTTCTCCCTGCCTGTCGACTTCGCCGACAGATTCGCGGGCTTCGCGCCGGACTTCGCTCCCACCGACGACGATCTGGGCAACCTCTCGCAGCGCGCTCGCGAGATCGTCTCCCAGGGCTGGGAGGGCGCCCCGCCGGAGGCCATCGAGGCCCCCGGTGCCCGCGAGGACCACGTCGCCGTGGAGGGCACCGTGGCGCACTGGCGCTTCGGTGACCAGGCCGAGGGCCCGGTGCCGGAGAACGGCACGATCACCGATGCGGTCGGGGCGAGCCCGATGCACCGCCTGCCCTGGACCAGACGGACGCCGCCGACGAGCTCGGCGACATCGCCGTCTCGCGCAGCGACGTGCACGCCTTCTCCTCCGACGGCGCGGCGGTCTGCTTCGCCAACTCCTCGCGCGTGGCCGGACGCACCTCCTACCTCCTGA
- a CDS encoding discoidin domain-containing protein produces MHVSPRRARAVTGLLAAGLVVGAGHAAAQPAVTDASAATGTATGTAAESAAPSTADSATSLAVAASGTNVLRTTTVRAGASYVEPGYAPDRGNGDLKDGNTTNKGWSNWFGGGHNPRDWVAFYFAQLQTIDGIRLYDGPEGAIRSVTVQYRDVRGGWLDVPTTTAMPVDVSGQRFDLSVEFEPVRATAVRVVLEADGGYMTLSELEVFAAEEVAP; encoded by the coding sequence ATGCACGTCTCGCCCCGGCGCGCCCGCGCCGTGACCGGACTCCTCGCGGCCGGACTGGTGGTCGGCGCCGGACACGCCGCTGCCCAGCCCGCCGTGACCGACGCCTCGGCGGCCACCGGGACGGCCACCGGGACGGCCGCCGAGTCGGCCGCCCCGTCGACGGCCGACTCGGCCACCTCGCTCGCCGTCGCCGCCTCCGGCACCAACGTCCTGCGCACGACCACTGTCCGCGCCGGCGCCTCCTACGTCGAGCCCGGTTACGCGCCCGACCGCGGGAACGGTGACCTCAAGGACGGGAACACGACCAACAAGGGCTGGTCCAACTGGTTCGGCGGCGGGCACAACCCGCGCGACTGGGTCGCGTTCTACTTCGCGCAGCTGCAGACGATCGACGGCATCCGTCTCTACGACGGGCCCGAGGGCGCGATCCGCTCGGTCACCGTGCAGTACCGCGACGTGCGCGGCGGCTGGCTCGACGTGCCGACCACGACGGCGATGCCCGTGGACGTCTCCGGCCAGCGGTTCGACCTGTCGGTGGAGTTCGAGCCCGTCCGCGCCACGGCGGTCCGCGTCGTGCTCGAGGCCGACGGCGGCTACATGACGCTGTCCGAGCTCGAGGTCTTCGCGGCCGAGGAGGTCGCCCCGTGA
- a CDS encoding maleylpyruvate isomerase N-terminal domain-containing protein: MSDIAVDPALLDADLAEQSSAVVDWLRTLDDDVFDTSALPDWRVRDLVAHLGQAMTVLAGAEAADGEQDVHGDERRHDLASYLASYADNAAGIHARAVELAQEHAADPVGDVEEKVGLAVANLTRLRADGVSVVRVRRGLIPLTSLVLTRLVELVVHADDLARAVHVTTPVDPTARTIVAQQLLAILRRRSGYELDVVDERAWVRLATGRITWDERGTALRPGNLSEGLPDLRPFLPLL, from the coding sequence ATGAGCGACATCGCGGTCGACCCCGCCCTCCTCGACGCCGACCTCGCCGAGCAGTCGAGCGCCGTCGTGGACTGGCTGCGCACGCTCGACGACGACGTCTTCGACACGTCAGCCCTGCCCGACTGGCGCGTGCGCGACCTCGTGGCGCACCTCGGTCAGGCGATGACCGTCCTCGCCGGCGCTGAGGCGGCCGACGGCGAGCAGGACGTCCACGGCGACGAGCGGCGCCACGACCTCGCGAGCTACCTGGCCAGCTACGCGGACAACGCGGCCGGCATCCACGCCCGCGCCGTCGAGCTCGCGCAGGAGCACGCCGCGGACCCGGTGGGGGACGTCGAGGAGAAGGTGGGGCTCGCCGTCGCGAACCTCACCCGGCTGCGTGCGGACGGCGTGAGCGTGGTGCGCGTGCGGCGCGGGCTCATCCCGCTCACCTCCCTCGTGCTGACCCGGCTCGTCGAGCTCGTGGTGCACGCCGACGACCTCGCGCGCGCGGTGCACGTCACCACGCCCGTCGACCCGACGGCGCGGACGATCGTGGCGCAGCAGCTGCTCGCGATCCTCCGCCGTCGCAGCGGGTACGAGCTCGACGTGGTCGACGAGCGGGCCTGGGTGCGGCTCGCGACCGGACGGATCACGTGGGACGAGCGCGGCACCGCACTGCGTCCGGGCAACCTGTCCGAGGGGCTGCCGGACCTGCGGCCGTTCCTGCCCCTGCTGTAG
- a CDS encoding YdeI/OmpD-associated family protein, giving the protein MATHSFSTTLFLDGNNTGIEVPAEVVEALDAGKRPPVVVTVNGFTYRSTIAVMGGRFLISFSSDKRRATGLAGGDAIDVTLELDTAPRTVEVPADLVAALDGAPGARAAFDALSPSARKAHVTAVEGAKATETRARRVAAVVTKLGF; this is encoded by the coding sequence ATGGCGACGCACAGCTTCTCGACCACCCTGTTCCTCGACGGCAACAACACCGGGATCGAGGTGCCGGCCGAGGTCGTCGAGGCGCTCGACGCCGGGAAGCGACCGCCCGTCGTCGTCACGGTCAACGGCTTCACCTACCGCTCGACGATCGCCGTGATGGGCGGTCGCTTCCTCATCTCGTTCTCCTCCGACAAGCGCAGGGCCACCGGCCTGGCCGGCGGCGACGCGATCGACGTCACGCTCGAGCTCGACACGGCGCCGCGCACGGTCGAGGTCCCCGCCGATCTCGTGGCGGCTCTCGACGGCGCCCCCGGGGCCCGCGCTGCGTTCGACGCCCTCTCCCCCAGCGCCCGCAAGGCGCACGTCACCGCCGTCGAGGGCGCGAAGGCCACCGAGACCCGGGCGCGGCGGGTGGCCGCCGTCGTCACCAAGCTCGGCTTCTAG